The proteins below are encoded in one region of Streptomyces roseirectus:
- a CDS encoding isoprenyl transferase → MILRDKLRGLLVRLYARRVEGHLDHSQVPRHIGVIMDGNRRWAKAAGSSTVHGHRAGADNMSEFLGWCAETDVKVVTFWLLSTDNFDRPKDELIPLLGIIEDVVRTLASDGRWRVHHVGTKDLLPDQMQLTLKEAEQATADVDGILVNVAIGYGGRQEIADAVRSMLLDAQDRGVSMDDLAESVDIDMIGRHLYTSDQPDPDLVIRTSGEQRLSGFMLWQTAHSEYYFCDVFWPAFRKVDFLRALRDYAARHRRFGG, encoded by the coding sequence GTGATCCTGCGCGACAAACTGCGCGGCCTGCTGGTCAGGCTGTACGCACGCCGGGTTGAAGGCCACCTCGACCACAGCCAGGTGCCGCGGCACATCGGCGTCATCATGGACGGCAACCGCCGCTGGGCGAAGGCCGCGGGGTCGTCGACGGTCCACGGCCACCGCGCCGGCGCGGACAACATGTCGGAGTTCCTGGGCTGGTGCGCGGAGACGGACGTGAAAGTCGTCACGTTCTGGCTCCTGTCGACCGACAACTTCGACCGCCCGAAGGACGAGCTGATCCCGCTCCTCGGGATCATCGAGGACGTCGTCCGCACGCTCGCCTCGGACGGCCGCTGGCGGGTCCACCACGTCGGCACCAAGGACCTCCTCCCCGACCAGATGCAGCTCACGCTGAAAGAGGCGGAGCAGGCGACCGCGGACGTCGACGGGATACTGGTGAACGTCGCCATCGGCTACGGCGGCCGGCAGGAGATTGCCGACGCCGTCCGCTCGATGCTGCTGGACGCCCAGGACCGGGGCGTCTCCATGGACGACCTCGCCGAGTCCGTCGACATCGACATGATCGGCCGCCACCTCTACACCAGCGACCAGCCCGACCCCGACCTCGTCATCCGCACCAGCGGCGAGCAGCGGCTGTCCGGGTTCATGCTCTGGCAGACCGCGCACTCCGAGTACTACTTCTGCGACGTGTTCTGGCCCGCCTTCCGCAAGGTCGACTTCCTGCGCGCCCTACGCGACTACGCGGCCCGCCACCGCCGCTTCGGCGGCTGA
- a CDS encoding methyltransferase domain-containing protein codes for MPTEPPSYESLVAEAESAPTDGWDFSWFEGRATEARPSWGYAVSLAGRLARADAALDLDTGGGEVMDFALARTATPPRVLAATEAWPPNAARATRLLRPRGVVVVTPAGDGRLPFPDAAFDLVSSRHPVTPHWREIARVLTPGGTYFAQHVGHRSAFELVEEFLGPLPDDVSRARHPDAESAAAKEAGLDVVDVRVERLRMEFHDVGAVVHFLRKVVWMVPGFTVARYEAELRALHERIGAEGPFVAYSARHLIEARRPLAG; via the coding sequence ATGCCCACCGAACCCCCCTCCTACGAATCCCTCGTCGCCGAAGCCGAGTCCGCCCCCACCGACGGCTGGGACTTCTCCTGGTTCGAGGGCCGCGCGACCGAGGCGCGGCCCTCCTGGGGCTACGCGGTCTCCCTCGCCGGCCGCCTCGCGCGGGCGGACGCCGCGCTGGACCTGGACACCGGGGGAGGGGAGGTCATGGACTTCGCCCTGGCGAGGACGGCGACCCCGCCGCGCGTCCTCGCCGCCACCGAGGCATGGCCCCCGAACGCGGCCAGGGCGACCCGGCTCCTGCGCCCCCGGGGCGTGGTGGTCGTCACGCCGGCCGGCGACGGCCGGCTCCCGTTCCCGGACGCCGCGTTCGACCTCGTGTCGAGCCGCCACCCGGTGACCCCGCACTGGCGGGAGATCGCCCGCGTCCTCACCCCCGGCGGCACCTACTTCGCCCAGCACGTCGGCCACCGCAGCGCGTTCGAACTCGTCGAGGAGTTCCTGGGCCCCCTCCCGGACGACGTGAGCCGAGCCCGGCACCCGGACGCGGAGAGCGCGGCGGCGAAGGAGGCGGGGCTCGACGTCGTCGACGTCCGGGTGGAGCGGCTGCGAATGGAGTTCCACGACGTCGGGGCCGTCGTCCACTTCCTGCGGAAGGTCGTGTGGATGGTCCCCGGGTTCACGGTGGCGCGGTACGAGGCGGAGCTGAGGGCGCTGCACGAGCGGATCGGCGCCGAGGGGCCGTTCGTCGCGTACAGCGCGCGGCACCTGATCGAGGCCCGCAGGCCCCTCGCGGGATAA
- a CDS encoding LLM class flavin-dependent oxidoreductase has product MTITLGAILRPQLPPERLRSAVRTADEAGLDELWLWEDCFLQGGLTAASAALAWTDRLRIGVGLLPVPLRNVALTAMETAALHRMFPGRLSLAVGHGVQDWMAQVGARPDSPLTLLSEYTNALRALLNGERVTTSGTYVTLDDVALDWPPQTPAEILVGGIGPRTLALAGRIADGTVLNESATPGRVREIRAAAPAPHRIVVYVFAATGEGAGARLARELDRLGLTGVGVAGDAETVAAEVRRYADAGADTVVLLPTPDDPDPEGFLRFTAEQVRPLVK; this is encoded by the coding sequence ATGACGATCACCCTCGGCGCGATCCTCCGCCCCCAACTCCCCCCGGAACGCCTGCGTTCGGCCGTACGGACGGCGGATGAGGCGGGCCTGGACGAACTCTGGCTCTGGGAGGACTGCTTCCTCCAGGGCGGCCTCACCGCGGCCTCGGCGGCCCTCGCCTGGACGGACCGCCTGCGCATCGGCGTCGGCCTGCTCCCCGTCCCCCTCAGGAACGTCGCCCTGACGGCGATGGAGACGGCGGCCCTGCACCGCATGTTCCCCGGCCGCCTCTCGCTGGCGGTCGGCCACGGCGTCCAGGACTGGATGGCCCAGGTCGGTGCCCGCCCCGACTCCCCGCTGACCCTGCTGTCCGAATACACGAACGCCCTGCGCGCCCTCCTGAACGGCGAGCGCGTCACGACGAGCGGCACGTACGTCACCCTGGACGACGTCGCCCTGGACTGGCCCCCGCAGACCCCCGCCGAGATCCTGGTGGGCGGCATCGGCCCCCGCACGCTCGCCCTCGCGGGCCGCATCGCCGACGGCACCGTCCTGAACGAGTCCGCGACCCCAGGCCGCGTCCGCGAGATCCGCGCCGCCGCACCGGCCCCGCACCGGATCGTCGTGTACGTCTTCGCCGCGACCGGAGAGGGCGCCGGAGCCCGCCTGGCCCGCGAGCTGGACAGGCTCGGCCTGACGGGCGTCGGCGTCGCCGGTGACGCCGAGACGGTCGCCGCCGAGGTCCGCCGCTACGCCGACGCCGGCGCCGACACGGTCGTCCTCCTCCCGACCCCCGACGACCCCGACCCGGAGGGCTTCCTGAGGTTCACGGCGGAACAGGTGCGACCGCTGGTGAAGTAA